From the genome of Anticarsia gemmatalis isolate Benzon Research Colony breed Stoneville strain chromosome 13, ilAntGemm2 primary, whole genome shotgun sequence, one region includes:
- the Ppat-Dpck gene encoding bifunctional Phosphopantetheine adenylyltransferase - Dephospho-CoA kinase isoform X2 has product MANNGLLFISNVGKAHMVCQRASKFVRRVLYVNIKVNSDIENVIPAISKQIDNFYIKAAANCGNLDVRLMLKPSEPKRDIKTNYPIDMILYDSELSKDIDQLKASVSTVRNNYKLQSIDCDDISHEAKHENVKTYENVALGGTFDRLHNGHKILLSQAALRATKLVTVGVTDVNLIQSKKLWELIEPVDVRMKRVLNFLKDINPDLEYNVFPLKDLYGPTKDDPKYQLIVVSEETLKGANKINEKRVEGGLAPMDVHVIGLAADSHPQRSSEEEEKVSSSNQRMRLLGTMLKPPVPNPHIPDWPYVIGLAGGIASGKSTIAEKLRAKGAATVNCDIIAHDLYKPGLPLNGTIAESFGPDVITETGEVDRRKLGQIVFGDKEQLEKLNGLVWPAVIAEAQRQIRALGEQGYKVVVMEAAVMVRAKWYHYCHQLWTVIIPREEAIKRIQDRNSLPEEEARQRVDAQPTNIEQITPANIVFSPYWSYEYTQGQVDRAWQQLQDYLATRQ; this is encoded by the exons ATGGCAAACAATGGTcttctatttatttcaaatgttgGCAAAGCCCACATGGTCTGTCAGAGGGCATCCAAGTTTGTCCGGAGAGTGTTGTATGTTAACATTAAAGTAAACTCAGACATAGAGAATGTAATTCCTGCAATTAGCAAACAAAtcgataatttttatattaag GCTGCTGCAAATTGTGGCAATTTAGACGTAAGACTTATGTTGAAGCCAAGTGAACCGAAAAGAGATATAAAAACCAACTACCCTATTGATATGATACTGTATGACAGTGAATTGTCTAAAGATATTGATCAACTCAAGGCTTCAGTCTCTACTGTTCGTAATAACTACAAACTTCAAAGTATTG aTTGTGACGACATAAGCCATGAAGCTAAACACGAAAACGTAAAGACATATGAGAATGTTGCTCTTGGTGGCACATTTGACCGTTTGCACAACGGTCACAAGATTCTGCTGTCACAAGCAGCCCTGCGAGCAACCAAGCTTGTCACGGTGGGAGTCACTGATGTTAATTTGATTCAGT CAAAGAAACTGTGGGAGCTGATTGAGCCAGTAGATGTGAGAATGAAGCGTGTGTTGAACTTCTTGAAGGATATCAACCCCGATCTTGAATATAACGTGTTTCCGCTTAAAGATCTCTATGGACCAACTAAAGATGACCCTAAATATCAG tTGATCGTAGTGAGCGAGGAAACTTTAAAGGGTGCTAACAAGATAAACGAGAAGCGTGTAGAGGGCGGGCTGGCGCCCATGGACGTGCACGTGATCGGGCTCGCGGCCGACTCGCACCCGCAGCGCTCCAGCGAGGAGGAGGAGAAGGTCAGCTCCAGCAACCAGCGCATGAGGCTGCTTGGCACCATGCTCAAACCACCCGTC CCGAATCCGCATATTCCTGACTGGCCCTATGTTATCGGATTGGCGGGAGGGATAGCTAGTGGCAAGAGCACTATTGCAGAGAAACTAAG AGCAAAAGGTGCGGCTACAGTGAATTGTGATATAATAGCCCATGACCTGTACAAGCCGGGTCTGCCGCTCAACGGCACGATAGCCGAGTCGTTCGGCCCTGACGTCATCACCGAGACCGGAGAAGTCGACAGAAGGAAACTGGGACAAATCGTCTTTGGTGACAAG GAGCAATTAGAGAAGCTGAACGGGTTAGTATGGCCGGCGGTGATAGCTGAAGCCCAGCGTCAGATCCGCGCGCTGGGCGAGCAGGGCTACAAGGTGGTGGTCATGGAGGCTGCCGTCATGGTGCGCGCCAAGTGGTACCACTACTGCCACCAGCTGTGGACCGTCATCATACCTAGAGAAGAG GCAATAAAAAGAATACAAGACCGAAACAGCTTGCCGGAAGAAGAGGCTCGTCAGCGAGTGGACGCTCAGCCGACTAACATAGAGCAGATAACTCCTGCCAACATCGTGTTCAGCCCTTACTGGAGCTACGAGTACACGCAGGGCCAGGTGGACCGCGCCTGGCAACAGCTGCAGGACTACCTCGCCACCAGGCAATGA
- the Ppat-Dpck gene encoding bifunctional Phosphopantetheine adenylyltransferase - Dephospho-CoA kinase isoform X1 codes for MFNVGYGAPLVILLLTIIVSYFFVMNPEDEMANNGLLFISNVGKAHMVCQRASKFVRRVLYVNIKVNSDIENVIPAISKQIDNFYIKAAANCGNLDVRLMLKPSEPKRDIKTNYPIDMILYDSELSKDIDQLKASVSTVRNNYKLQSIDCDDISHEAKHENVKTYENVALGGTFDRLHNGHKILLSQAALRATKLVTVGVTDVNLIQSKKLWELIEPVDVRMKRVLNFLKDINPDLEYNVFPLKDLYGPTKDDPKYQLIVVSEETLKGANKINEKRVEGGLAPMDVHVIGLAADSHPQRSSEEEEKVSSSNQRMRLLGTMLKPPVPNPHIPDWPYVIGLAGGIASGKSTIAEKLRAKGAATVNCDIIAHDLYKPGLPLNGTIAESFGPDVITETGEVDRRKLGQIVFGDKEQLEKLNGLVWPAVIAEAQRQIRALGEQGYKVVVMEAAVMVRAKWYHYCHQLWTVIIPREEAIKRIQDRNSLPEEEARQRVDAQPTNIEQITPANIVFSPYWSYEYTQGQVDRAWQQLQDYLATRQ; via the exons ATGTTCAACGTTGGTTACGGAGCGCCTCTTGTGATTCTTTTGCTTACAATCATTGTGtcgtatttttttgtgatgAATCCAGAAG ATGAAATGGCAAACAATGGTcttctatttatttcaaatgttgGCAAAGCCCACATGGTCTGTCAGAGGGCATCCAAGTTTGTCCGGAGAGTGTTGTATGTTAACATTAAAGTAAACTCAGACATAGAGAATGTAATTCCTGCAATTAGCAAACAAAtcgataatttttatattaag GCTGCTGCAAATTGTGGCAATTTAGACGTAAGACTTATGTTGAAGCCAAGTGAACCGAAAAGAGATATAAAAACCAACTACCCTATTGATATGATACTGTATGACAGTGAATTGTCTAAAGATATTGATCAACTCAAGGCTTCAGTCTCTACTGTTCGTAATAACTACAAACTTCAAAGTATTG aTTGTGACGACATAAGCCATGAAGCTAAACACGAAAACGTAAAGACATATGAGAATGTTGCTCTTGGTGGCACATTTGACCGTTTGCACAACGGTCACAAGATTCTGCTGTCACAAGCAGCCCTGCGAGCAACCAAGCTTGTCACGGTGGGAGTCACTGATGTTAATTTGATTCAGT CAAAGAAACTGTGGGAGCTGATTGAGCCAGTAGATGTGAGAATGAAGCGTGTGTTGAACTTCTTGAAGGATATCAACCCCGATCTTGAATATAACGTGTTTCCGCTTAAAGATCTCTATGGACCAACTAAAGATGACCCTAAATATCAG tTGATCGTAGTGAGCGAGGAAACTTTAAAGGGTGCTAACAAGATAAACGAGAAGCGTGTAGAGGGCGGGCTGGCGCCCATGGACGTGCACGTGATCGGGCTCGCGGCCGACTCGCACCCGCAGCGCTCCAGCGAGGAGGAGGAGAAGGTCAGCTCCAGCAACCAGCGCATGAGGCTGCTTGGCACCATGCTCAAACCACCCGTC CCGAATCCGCATATTCCTGACTGGCCCTATGTTATCGGATTGGCGGGAGGGATAGCTAGTGGCAAGAGCACTATTGCAGAGAAACTAAG AGCAAAAGGTGCGGCTACAGTGAATTGTGATATAATAGCCCATGACCTGTACAAGCCGGGTCTGCCGCTCAACGGCACGATAGCCGAGTCGTTCGGCCCTGACGTCATCACCGAGACCGGAGAAGTCGACAGAAGGAAACTGGGACAAATCGTCTTTGGTGACAAG GAGCAATTAGAGAAGCTGAACGGGTTAGTATGGCCGGCGGTGATAGCTGAAGCCCAGCGTCAGATCCGCGCGCTGGGCGAGCAGGGCTACAAGGTGGTGGTCATGGAGGCTGCCGTCATGGTGCGCGCCAAGTGGTACCACTACTGCCACCAGCTGTGGACCGTCATCATACCTAGAGAAGAG GCAATAAAAAGAATACAAGACCGAAACAGCTTGCCGGAAGAAGAGGCTCGTCAGCGAGTGGACGCTCAGCCGACTAACATAGAGCAGATAACTCCTGCCAACATCGTGTTCAGCCCTTACTGGAGCTACGAGTACACGCAGGGCCAGGTGGACCGCGCCTGGCAACAGCTGCAGGACTACCTCGCCACCAGGCAATGA